Proteins encoded within one genomic window of Meriones unguiculatus strain TT.TT164.6M chromosome 20, Bangor_MerUng_6.1, whole genome shotgun sequence:
- the Bach2 gene encoding transcription regulator protein BACH2 isoform X2: protein MSVDEKPDSPMYVYESTVHCANILLGLNDQRKKDILCDVTLIVERKEFRAHRAVLAACSEYFWQALVGQTKDDLVVSLPEEVTARGFGPLLQFAYTAKLLLSRENIREVIRCAEFLRMHNLEDSCFRFLQTQLLNSEDGLFVCRKDSVCQRPEEHHGNSAEEEEEEDTMDSETARMACPTGQMLPDPVSFDATTIPVAEKEEALLPESEIPADTKEHSEKNALTQYPRYKKYQLACTKNVYSAPSHSTSGFASTFSADSPGSSLKPGLPVGQIKSEPPNEETEEESITLCLSGDEADIKDRPGDVEMDRKQPSPAPTPSTPTGATCLDRSRSVSSPSCLRSLFSLTKGAESSGLPSTSQQHFVRSSACPFNKGISQGDLKTDYTPFTGNYGQPHVGQKDASNFTMGSPLRGPGPEALCKQEGELDRRSVIFSSSTCDQASTPVHPYSGVSSLDKDLSEPVPKSLWVGAGQSLPSSQAYSHSGLMADHLPGRIRPNTSCPVPIKVCPRSPPLETRTRTSSSCSSYSYAEDGSGGSPCSLPLCEFSSSPCSQGARFLATEHQEPGLMGDGMYNQVRPQIKCEQSYGTNSSDESGSFSEADSESCPVQDRGQEVKLPFPVDQITDLPRNDFQMMIKMHKLTSEQLEFIHDIRRRSKNRIAAQRCRKRKLDCIQNLECEIRKLVCEKEKLLSERNQLKACMGELLDNFSCLSQEVCRDIQSPEQIQALHRYCPVLIPMDLPGAGVNPPPLGVEQSLAPSQCAGGGNVPCCLEPGATPPGLPWVPSNTSENCTSGRRLEGTDPGTFLERGPPLEARSQSVTVDFCQEMTEKCTTDEQPRKDYA, encoded by the exons GTCACGGCCAGGGGCTTTGGGCCACTGCTACAGTTTGCCTACACGGCCAAGCTGTTACTCAGCAGGGAGAACATCCGAGAGGTCATCCGCTGTGCTGAGTTCCTGCGCATGCACAATCTGGAGGACTCCTGCTTCCGCTTCCTGCAGACCCAGCTCCTGAACAGTGAGGATGGCCTGTTCGTGTGCAGAAAAGACAGTGTGTGCCAGCGCCCTGAAGAGCACCATGGGAACTCTgcggaagaagaggaggaggaagacacaaTGGACTCAGAGACGGCTCGGATGGCTTGCCCCACAGGCCAGATGCTTCCAGACCCCGTCAGCTTTGATGCTACTACCATCCCAGTAGCAGAGAAGGAAGAAGCCCTGCTACCTGAGTCTGAGATCCCCGCAGACACCAAGGAACACTCAGAAAAGAATGCATTGACACAGTACCCTAGATATAAGAAGTACCAGCTTGCATGTACCAAGAATGTCTACAGTGCACCCTCTCACAGTACCTCAGGGTTTGCAAGCACATtcagtgcagacagtcctggcAGTAGCCTCAAACCGGGGCTCCCCGTGGGACAGATTAAAAGTGAGCCACCCAacgaagagactgaggaggagagCATCACACTCTGCCTTTCCGGAGATGAAGCTGACATCAAAGACAGACCAGGGGATGTCGAGATGGACCGAAAACAGCCCAGCCCTGCCCCTACCCCCAGCACCCCTACTGGAGCCACCTGCCTGGACAGATCCAGGAGTGTGTCCTCGCCTTCCTGTCTCCGGTCTCTGTTCAGTCTAACAAAAGGCGCAGAGTCGTCTGGCCTGCCCAGTACATCTCAGCAGCACTTTGTCAGGAGTTCAGCATGCCCTTTTAACAAGGGGATCTCTCAGGGTGACCTTAAAACTGATTACACCCCTTTCACAGGGAATTATGGACAGCCCCACGTGGGCCAGAAAGATGCGTCCAACTTCACGATGGGGTCGCCACTCAGGGGGCCTGGGCCGGAGGCTCTCTGTAAGCAGGAGGGAGAGCTGGACCGGAGGAGTGTCATCTTCTCCTCTAGCACGTGTGACCAAGCGAGCACTCCAGTGCATCCGTACTCTGGGGTGAGCAGTTTGGACAAAGACCTCTCCGAGCCGGTGCCAAAAAGCCTATGGGTGGGAGCTGGCCAGTCCCTGCCCAGCTCCCAGGCCTACTCCCACAGTGGACTGATGGCCGACCACTTGCCAGGAAGGATACGGCCCAACACCAGCTGCCCGGTGCCAATCAAAGTCTGTCCCCGCTCACCTCCACTAGAGACCAGAACTAGGACCTCCAGCTCCTGCTCCTCCTACTCCTATGCAGAGGATGGGAGCGGGGGCTCCCCCTGCAGCCTCCCTCTCTGTGAGTTCTCCTCCTCACCCTGTTCCCAGGGAGCCAGATTCCTTGCCACAGAACATCAGGAGCCAGGCCTGATGGGAGATGGAATGTACAACCAAGTCCGACCCCAAATTAAATGTGAGCAGTCTTACGGAACCAATTCCAGTGACGAGTCTGGATCATTCTCGGAAGCAGACAGTGAGTCGTGTCCTGTGCAGGACAGGGGCCAGGAG GTTAAACTTCCTTTTCCTGTAGATCAGATCACGGACCTTCCCAGGAACGACTTCCAGATGATGATTAAAATGCACAAGCTAACCTCAGAGCAGTTGGAGTTTATTCACGACATCCGGAGGCGGAGTAAGAACCGCATTGCCGCTCAGCGCTGTCGCAAGAGGAAACTGGACTGCATTCAGAACTTAGAATGTGAAATAAGAAAGCTG GTGTGCGAGAAGGAAAAGCTGTTGTCCGAGAGGAACCAGCTGAAAGCGTGCATGGGGGAGCTCCTGGACAACTTCTCCTGCCTCTCGCAGGAGGTCTGCCGAGACATCCAGAGCCCGGAGCAGATCCAGGCCCTGCACCGGTACTGCCCTGTCCTCATACCCATGGATCTTCCCGGAGCCGGTGTGAATCCTCCTCCTCTGGGGGTTGAGCAGAGCCTTGCACCCTCCCAGTGTGCAGGAGGAGGAAATGTCCCTTGCTGCCTGGAGCCAGGGGCCACTCCCCCTGGGCTTCCCTGGGTGCCCAGCAACACCTCTGAGAACTGCACCTCTGGGAGGAGGTTGGAAGGTACTGATCCCGGGACCTTCTTGGAAAGAGGCCCTCCTCTCGAAGCCAGGAGCCAGTCAGTGACGGTGGACTTCTGCCAGGAAATGACTGAGAAGTGTACAACGGATGAACAGCCCAGGAAAGATTATGCCTAG